The DNA window GCGCGATCGCCGCCCATTTGAACGCCGGAAAATCGCCCAGCGGATGCTCGGGCGCGGTCTGGGTGCCGTCTGGAAGATGCAGGTTATGAAACCAAGGGGCGCGTTCCACAATTTCGGCGCACGGTTCACCGCCGGTTTTACGGATTGATTCTTTCACGCAAGCTTTGGCGAAGCCGCGATCATCAACGATTCACTAACTTGAAAAACCGGCTGTGTTCGCCTTGTTTTGTTTCAACTTGATAGAGAAAAGCAAGCTTCTCCTCCTCAAAGTTTTCGAAGAAGTCGTCCCAGGATACTTCTTCCAGCGCGTCGCCGCTTTGCCGCGCCTGAAACAGAATTCTTAACACACCCGGCTCCTTGTCATCGGCCGTGCTGGCGACGGTGGCGGGTACGCCGTCACGCTCCGTTACCCAGGCGCGGATTTCCTCGTGATCGGTTGTAGTTTTAGCATCTTGAGTCATGGTCGTCTCAATATGGCTGGCGATTTATGCGACGCATATTGTATGTGCCGCGCTTGACTAATATGGCGGTCCCGGTGCAACGTTAATGCGCCGGGTTTATGGTGGATAACGCGCGACTCGTCGTCGTGCGCGTGGTCTATGGCTTTAAGCAGGTCAGGCGTCCGTTTCTCGCGATTTAGCATAATCTTCTGCGCACGTACCGAGTTCATTGCGTCGAACGGCACCACGAATTCGCCCGCGTTCTCCACGTATATAATTAGCACCTGCTAGCCGTTCGGTGCGACTCTTCGCACCGCACCGAACGCGCTATCGCGGTCCGCCAGAAAGGTTTGATAGTCGGCTTCAATGGTCTCTTGCATGATACTTTCCTCCACATTTGATGCAGGGTTCAATACGGCGCGGAAACCGCTGAAATCAATGCCAGCCGCCGCGATCCAGGTATCGCACCTTGTGTCCACGGACGATCCGCCTCGCCCGGCCGGTTCCGCGTTGTTGCCGAAAACTCAACTCCGCCCGGGAACCGTTTTGCGCTGAAGTTCCACGATGCGTTGCGCGGCCGCGGCCTTAGTCAGCACTTCATCGACTTTCTCACCGGCCTCGGCGGCCAGCGTGTGCAGATATGAGCGCTGTGCGCCGGTCATAGGCTCGTCGCCCGTCTTCCAGTCTTCGGGATCTTTGACGGTATTGTCCGCTACCGGCGGGTTGTCAGACTTTCCCGGATTTTCTGTCATGGTCGCTTCTCCAGATTTAAATTATGTTTCGCATCCACTACAGCGCAGTAATTAGCTTGCGCAGTGCAGCAGATCGATCGGTGCTTGCGTGCCTGTCGAACAGCACGCCGGCCAGCAGATACATGTCTTCGGTGTAGAACGCTCTATAGGTTTCTTTCAGCATCCCGATGTGCTGCCTGACTTTAGCTTCTGAGCTATAAATGCCGAACGTCAACGGCGCCAGCATGAAGTCGCTCACCGCGTAGCCGTGTACGGCGGCATGCCGCAGACTGCCCACAGGATTCGAGTAGCTGGAGATCATCACCAGCACCCGATCGTAGTTCATGGACAGCAGCGCGTTGGTCACTAGGCAGCCATCGTCGCCCGCGTAAAGCAGCGGCATACGAATGTTTGCGTCCGGCGCGGGCAGATACGGTGGATTGGCGATCAGGCAATCCGCGGGTGGCGTGGAATCAAAAAACGATTGGTTCTCGATCACATAGCGCCCGTGTAGGCCACTCAATTTGACGTTGCGGTTGGCGACGTGGCAGGCGGCTACGCTGAGTTCAAAGCCGTGAACCGTCCCCTTGAAGCCGCTGATCCGCACCGCTTCGATGACTGGCGCGCCGTCGCCGGCGCCGAACTCGGTTACCGTTTGCGGGGCCATCTGGCGGCCAAATATCAGCGAGCGCAGGCATTGCGCGTAGAACGTGGATTCCTCCGGACATGAGAAGACCTCATCGATATCCGGACCAGTGATGCTGATCGCCGCCGTAG is part of the Gammaproteobacteria bacterium genome and encodes:
- a CDS encoding DUF3072 domain-containing protein — encoded protein: MTENPGKSDNPPVADNTVKDPEDWKTGDEPMTGAQRSYLHTLAAEAGEKVDEVLTKAAAAQRIVELQRKTVPGRS
- a CDS encoding SAM-dependent methyltransferase; this translates as MASTAAISITGPDIDEVFSCPEESTFYAQCLRSLIFGRQMAPQTVTEFGAGDGAPVIEAVRISGFKGTVHGFELSVAACHVANRNVKLSGLHGRYVIENQSFFDSTPPADCLIANPPYLPAPDANIRMPLLYAGDDGCLVTNALLSMNYDRVLVMISSYSNPVGSLRHAAVHGYAVSDFMLAPLTFGIYSSEAKVRQHIGMLKETYRAFYTEDMYLLAGVLFDRHASTDRSAALRKLITAL